The stretch of DNA ATGCTTTAGTATTTGCCGTCTGGAGTGATGCTTCAGTTCCAATAGCTACGCTAAAAGGTAGTTTTGCGTAATAACCGAGAAATTCCCAACTCTCAACGAAGCAAACTTACGTCCTCTGTTGTTTGTTTATCAAGACGCAGTCTCCATGAAAGGGGGTACCCATCGCGGCAGGATTTGGGTGTCCCATTGCTGCAAATGGAAGACTCGCCGGCAACGATTTTCCTGCCGTTTGACAGACATAATACAGCACACTCAGCCAGGGATTGCTGTTGAACGTGAAGTAGGGTTTCCGAGCTTACCAGCGAATATAACCTGGGGAAAAGCTGTCAAACGTTGTGTTTCTGGCGAGTGGTCACTCATATACAATTCCGTTCATGTTTTGGCAGTCTACGGCGTTGATTCGCGTGTTTTTAAAAAAGGTGCACATGTTGGGTGTCAGGACCGGCATTAGGGTTACGGTCGAAACACCGTCTCTTGTGCAGGCAGCACAGATTGTGTGAGTGCCTTCATCCTTCATAAACGCATTTTGACCCGTATTGTGATCCTACTGACCTCCGAATTATTGGCTTCTGTTGATTTGGAAGCCCTTTTTTCAATAACGAGGGACGAGGGCTGCTGAATGGGGTGCGTTGATGCGCTTGTATCCTCGCTGTCAGTATAAGCAGAATACGATTCCCTTTTCGGTAAAACTGTGTTCGGCACTCATGAAACGAACCGACCCAGAAATTGCCAACGTTCGATCTTAAATTTTGCGCCATATAGTGCTGGCCAATTGTTCAATCGTCGCACAGTTCAAAAGAGCAGACGGACCGTACAGATGTAACCAGTCATAACGTCCAGATGGACGCGCGTGAACCTCTTCGACTTTCTACCGATGACTGACAAAGTCAGGGAACTCGCATGAATGTGCTGCATGCTTGTATACAGACAGCCGTCGAGTTTTCAGCATTGTTAAGGTCAAGAGGTACCTGGGACAGGTAGTGATTCCCTAGAAAGTGACACGCAACAACTGCCATGCTGGCTGCAGATGCATATGTATGGACATGCAGGTATATAATGTTCGCTGGCGTTCCCCGTCGACATTTGTGACCACGTGTTTTCTTGACATTTTCTCTTTTGGGTGCGCGATTTCTcactgtttctctgtgcgcTTATATGCGTCGGAAGTAACGCAGGGAGTGGggtttgggggggggggggggggggggggatgcGTTTAGGGAAATACAGAATATGGCGTGTTCTTCGTTCCTCTACTAAGTGGACACCagcccttctctctccagagcgcCACATGAGGCCTAAAACGTCAGCCTCTCCTTGTCGAAGAGGCACACACTTCATCGTAAACGTCCGAGCACATGAGAGGGAAAGGCCATAACGGGATGTACCGCTTTGTGTCGCATTCTTTTTGCAAACAAAACACACAGGACAAGCTTTttgctgtgcatgcagcgaatACTTCAAGCCATCCCCCCCTCTTACGTACACTCGCTCACATTGCCAGAGAAGaaccagaagaaaagaagccgtAACACGGAGGCGGGAGTCTCATGTGTGCGCACCGACAGCGCACCATAATCGCATACAACGAAAGCGTATTTACGTGCGTGCACGAACATGGCATTTACCTGCATGAGATAAATCTTTTCTGTGCAAACCACCAAAAGTGCCTCTAGAAGCAAGCGATGATCGATAAGCCTTACTTGCGTGTGACGCAACGACCCGGTGATGCACGTGAGCAATATCGCCTTCTGGCTCATGCAACGGGTAGGCAGATCGACCTGTGCTTCTCCAAATACCACcgcaagacgagagacaagtAAAAAATAACTCAAAAGGCCAAAGAAGGAGTGGGAAGTAGATTCGTGGTTTCTGCAGTGTAGCCTCCACTCCGTGCTGTCCTCTCGCACGTTCCCGATGGTATCTCCCCGAGGCTCTCATTTTCCTTCCCGCGACAAAAGATAGGTATGCACGACGAGCATTTTGCACGTAACCTTTATCCAGGAGAGCACGATACGGAGGAGGCCACAAAGTGACAGCAGAACGGGCTGTGGCCTCTCGACCTGAAGCCGATACTCTATCGACAGGAGCCATCAACTATCCTTATGGGGGGCCGGGGCTGTTCCTGTAATCAGTGAATTGTTTATATAGGCATCGGCTGCGAAGTCTCATCAACGGCAACTGCCCGACGACCATACGACTCAAAAAATAGAGTGACAAAAAAACGGTTACAAAACACGCAACCAAAGTGCGGACGTCATTTTTATCGTTCTGCATTCACCCACGGCCTGCTGCCTGTTGCTCCTTTCTTGAAGTTAACTCTTCCACCGAACAGGACTCCAACTCTTGCGTTGTCTACGGTTCCAAAATCCTCGCTGCTTCATCAAATAGtcgcgcgcgctcgctccttctcctttccacgtcttctcgctgtctttaCCTCTCTACACGCGAGGTCTGAAGCGAAGCATAACGGGCTTGTCGGGCGTGAGGAACTGGCGTTCCACAGGCCTGATGAGGAAACCAAAACGCAACACGTAGCATCTGGCGATCAGCACACCCGCTCGAACGCAAACCTGCTAGGAAAAAGTATATCTAGATCGATTTACGGTTCTGTGCATATGCCGCCATCTACCTATCgacacatacatatatacacaaatGTGTCTACTGGAAGAGCTCTACGGCCTCCGTGCAGCCTTCAGAAGGTTTTGAACCGATCCTCGATAACCTGGACAGAAAccaggaggaaaaggcaagcGAGCAAGGTTCAACGTCAGTGTGCGAGTCTGGGAAGCAAACGAATAAGCGGCAGCTACCCTGCTCACGCACGAAGCGACGGTATGACGCTTTTCTCCGAACCCGGGTGTGGGGAGGTCGTTGCCGCACCATGGAATTCCCCTCTGTTACAGAAGAGATAACGGAAAACCCCCTGTTTCACCTCAgagtttttctcttcgcgtcttACTCTGGGGGCATCGAATTGGTGTCTAGTTCCAGAGCGAAATAACGAACAACAactgcgagaaaaaggactgCATGCGTTACCGCCACGCGCTCTCCGATGCACTTGCGCGAACCGAACCCGAAAGGCAGCCACGGGGCCTGCTGCCAGATTTTGCCGGAGAAGCGATCTGGATTGAAGACGTTGGCGTCTTGTCCCCAGAGAGTTTCATCGCGCGTCAGCGAGTAGTTGTCCACCAGAACAACAGTACCAGCAGGGATAGTAAGATCAGCGGATTTCTGAACGAAAATCGACAGGAGAACTTTGTTAAACAATCTCGACTGTCCACATGTACATCAAcacatatacgcatacaCAACTCTGTACACAATGGCatcgaaggagaaaaacgagaggaagacaatcggaaggaaaggacaTGCCTCATATCAGTTTAAAACCACCACAAACACAAAAGCATGCATATCTGCACATGCACTACTCCGTACACGCGTGTAAAAAATGAAGAGATATTTAGACAACCGCATCAAGAGACGGGAGTCTACGCACAGAAGCCAACATGCAACCTGCTGGAGGATCATTGCTTAAAAACCCACGGACACGTGTAGGCAACATTTGCTACGTACATAACtacgtgtatgcatgcatattcTTGCCGATACTTCTTTATCATATTTAGAACCGCATGCATgacacatatatgtaaatgtgaacatgcatgcatacgaACGCAGTCTCGTGCATGCGACCGACGAAACCGCCGCCGGCGTTACCATCTTCTTGCGTTTCTCGGCCTACCAGTTGAATGGGGCTGGAGGCACTTCGGGAGAGAATCGGGAGGGCGTAAAAGCGTAGAGCCTCGAGAAAAAGATTCAGAACTTCTCCGAGACGGCTAATCAGTTGGTCTGTGCTGTCGATCACCGTCAAATCTTCCACACGCGTAGCCGTGTGAATTCGCTGCTGAAGCTAAAAGCAAAATGAAGGACCCACCGAACAACGGAGCAATGCATTACGTCTTTCCCGCCCCAACGGATGatgacgaaagagaaagcgaggcagcaTGAAGGAACAGCGGCTGTACACAAGAGATCGAAAGCAGTGGTAGAGAGACACGTCTCGTGAGAGATCGGAAACAGGAAGACACTGAGGGAGAGTGActgcgacgaagagagagatacaccGCTGCGTCTTACCGCTTGGTCTTTCGCAAGCTCATACAGTGCCCATACAATAGGGAGAGCAGTGTTTTCTGACGCCAGAAACAGGAGAGCCGCGCTGTCGCGGATTTCGTCAGCCGCAAGGCCACGGCGCGTCACAGAGTCTTCAGCGGCCTATGGAGCGCATGTCAGAGCGACACAAACGAAGCAAAAATACCCCGATTATCTTCATGGgttcctccttttcgtcgtccAACCTCATCCACGACCTCACAGGCAATTAAAACACACATACCCAGGCCCGGCACTGAAGtgactgcagagagacacaaatcGTTTTGATGTGGCCGGCAAAGACGACAGAAAGTTCCCTCGTTGCCTGCCTTTTTTGTTCACATGGGGTTGTGTCGACATGCGCGGAAAAGGAGATACACATTTGATAAGCCTTCCATATGCGCAGCAGGCAAAATGTCAAACTGTTAAAACGTGTGTAGCGAGAGGCCAACTTTTCAAGAATCTAAACCCCTACAAAACCAAACTAGGTAGAACTACGCGGTCTCATACTATCATCAGCCTTGACTGACAGAAAATCGCTCCTTGAAAAAGGCTAATCACTGGCACATGTAAATATATGaatgtacacatatacgAAAAGTACTAGTCTatccatatgcatatgcatacaaATCGGCAAAACCCACACGCAGAGGTGAAAGATAGGAGTAACAGAACCATGTCTTGGTTCAGAAGCGTTTCTTACGAGGATCCGGGGCAAGAGTGCCTGCTGATTCTTCTCGTCCAGCATCTGCGTCAAAATTACGGGCGcgctggaaaaagaagaaaaaccaaGAGTCACGTTCGAATTTAGCCAAACCACCTCGATGCTTATCCCTGCAGAggtgcggaagaagagacgtcTCCGCCCAGGCACCTTTGGGAATAGTtggcagcgagaagacgcagaaagaaacaCCTGAAAAACATGAGCGCTTACGCATTCACAACAGCTTTGTACTGCTGGACAAGAGCCTTGTGAGCCGCCGTGGAGGTGACTGCAGAGGAGTCCgtcgggagaaagaggagctCGTAGTTCTCTTTGTGGAACCTAGTCATGGTCATGATCGCCTCTACAGTGCTGTAAGGCAATGCGCCCGTCTCGATTCTGTTGGGCTGCAGAACAGGAAAAGATAACCATGAACAGGTGGCAAGTTCCGTGGGATGCAGAGGCAACAAAAAACGCCGTCGTAATCTTTCGTGTTTTTGATGTCTTTTGCGCTGCCACTGGAACCACACAGCTGGAGGCGCGTTTCAGAACCATCTTGCATCCCGTACAAGCAGATTCAGCGGCATATCACATCTCGCCCTCCTGGTCAATccgccctcgcgtttccgcaaTCTTTTACCAACACCCAGGTCCATCCGcttgctctttctttctgtgttcCCTGTCCATTACAGTCAGGGCGAGGTGGCCCGAAGCAGTGAGCGCGTGGTGCCCTTGACGGCCCGTTAGCAGGTTGAGCCACAAATCAAACATCGCGAGTCTCGTGAGCTGCAGCGCGTCGACGGCTCGGGTGTCGTTGAGGGCGACGAGGTCCTGTATCGAAAAACGACACAGTTGCAACGCAAACAGAAACTCGAAAAGGCGGACGTGGCtaagcagcagagagaactccaccaggagacaggaaaaaaacaggggaagaagaagattcGATCACGAACAGGAAACACATTCAGTACCCCGTGTGACTGGATTGGAAAAACAAACCAGACAAGAACATCCAAAGCTCTTCATACACTTCTTTCTCGAGATGGCTGCGTGCAACACTCACTGGCGTCGATCCCTTTCACGTATCCATCTCTATCTCTCGAGTAATCGATACAGTTCCCCTAGTGAGAATACATACATTGACACCGACATATCGAAAGCTAGAAATCGCTATTTCTACAGgcaactatatatatatatatatgattatGCATACTTGCCCAAAAGTGTATTTACAAGTCGACAGAAGTCAACCAGAACACCTGTGTGTGAACGCAGGTGCGGCTACGTGTAAAAGTGTCGGACTCTGCGGAGCAAGTCGAGGAGATCCATAAGGGGCTTCATGGTGCCATTCGCCGCGGTGTGGGTGGTGAAGGTGGAGAGAATCCTTCTGTGGAAGCGCGCCGTCTGCTCGCTATCAGTGGCGATCACGCTGTCGCTTATCACCTCGAAGGCCTGCACCCATTCAGGGTTCctcacctgcatgcagcacTCCAAATAGAAGCTTGTGCACCATTACATCTACATCTACACAGTTATACAAATACAGGAATAAAGGTGGATAAATCGACAGATGTGAAGTCATTCACAGATACAAGTATGGATATACACGCGGGAAGACAGTGTTAGGTACCaactcatatatatatatatatatatatatatgctgtatatacatggtttacatatatatatatatatatatatatatatgagatCGCCCGCCACCTGCCATCCGCCTATTTCCGTAGCGTCGACAACGCAAAAGTGTGCGTCGTAGGCGTGTGGATGTGTTCAGAAAGACGGAAGCAAAAATTTATTCCGGAATAAACACCCCAcatcgatgcatgcaggcggaTGGAGCTTTCGACTTACCAGGCTTCCGCTCTGTGTCGTGAGTTCCTGAATCACATTCCAGTCGCTCgtgacgaagagaaggccgaaCGGATTCTTCGTCAGGGACGCCAGCGAAAACTGAAGGGGCAGCCGAATGAAGCAGTTTGGCCCCACTGTCTGGCGCAACCGAGAAAAGTAacggcgcttctcgcctcccttcaCGTGCCTGAACAAACCATCGAAAGCAACGTAACCCGC from Neospora caninum Liverpool complete genome, chromosome XI encodes:
- a CDS encoding Os02g0824100 protein, related, which encodes MSELTAGSDMFSAIPAGVQQVIRNVVFWGATDETAQKWRLRVLGVGAVAVAGAASWVYLIYPFLQHMKVRNLPQPGTSTWLNGDKKELEKHVKGGEKRRYFSRLRQTVGPNCFIRLPLQFSLASLTKNPFGLLFVTSDWNVIQELTTQSGSLDLVALNDTRAVDALQLTRLAMFDLWLNLLTGRQGHHALTASGHLALTPNRIETGALPYSTVEAIMTMTRFHKENYELLFLPTDSSAVTSTAAHKALVQQYKAVVNAAPVILTQMLDEKNQQALLPRILAAEDSVTRRGLAADEIRDSAALLFLASENTALPIVWALYELAKDQALQQRIHTATRVEDLTVIDSTDQLISRLGEVLNLFLEALRFYALPILSRSASSPIQLKSADLTIPAGTVVLVDNYSLTRDETLWGQDANVFNPDRFSGKIWQQAPWLPFGFGSRKCIGERVAVTHAVLFLAVVVRYFALELDTNSMPPEPVERQFLTPDKPVMLRFRPRV